The following are encoded in a window of Pseudomonas multiresinivorans genomic DNA:
- a CDS encoding glycosyltransferase, which yields MRFLVHSEVNSARIEASLGLPDYSYYFVLKEFLPLLRGLGEVRVVEQVEEVDSLYRQACEEGEECVFLSFAPPHKTPLNLQCPTVPVFAWEFDSIPNQQWLEDDRQNWAAVLQRCGRAITHSGLTVEATRAELGAVFPVVSIPAPVWDRFAPLRQQPAGLPSEPITLTVRSGVVMDTHDLSLAPYIPNADAVARAVASARARELPVAAAKAEVAEPEAKARQSLARITLRYLVEWYRLAWRAPVAPVAAEPAPARMEPPNPVEPGGLPDVAVDEDAMPALPFGEHRLTLSGVVFTAVFNPYDGRKNWVDMLTAFCTAFRDKPEATLLFKLGHHEYESAMNDMLMCMARMPAFECRVVLLHGYLDRSEFDELIRHTAYIVNASHGEGQCLPLMEFLSCGKPAVAPRHSAMVDYIDESVAFEVATWLDATAWPHDPRLAYRTLRHQIDWASLVEAYRSAFQCYTQQPERYARMSNAAIERMRTHCSLEAGRGRLEAFLAACA from the coding sequence ATGAGATTCCTGGTTCACTCCGAGGTCAACAGCGCGCGTATCGAAGCGAGCCTGGGGCTGCCGGATTACAGCTACTACTTCGTGCTCAAGGAGTTCCTCCCGCTGCTGCGCGGTCTGGGCGAGGTCAGGGTGGTGGAGCAGGTCGAGGAAGTCGATTCGCTCTACCGGCAAGCCTGCGAAGAGGGCGAGGAGTGCGTTTTCCTCAGCTTCGCGCCGCCACACAAGACGCCGCTGAACCTGCAATGTCCGACCGTTCCCGTGTTCGCCTGGGAGTTCGATTCCATCCCCAACCAGCAATGGCTGGAGGATGATCGGCAGAACTGGGCGGCGGTGTTGCAGCGTTGCGGGCGCGCCATCACCCATTCCGGGTTGACCGTCGAGGCCACACGGGCCGAACTGGGCGCGGTGTTCCCGGTGGTTTCCATCCCCGCTCCGGTGTGGGACAGGTTCGCACCCTTGCGCCAGCAGCCCGCTGGCCTGCCGAGCGAGCCGATAACCCTGACCGTTCGTTCCGGCGTTGTCATGGATACCCACGACCTGTCGCTGGCTCCCTACATTCCCAACGCCGATGCGGTTGCCCGTGCCGTTGCCAGTGCGCGTGCGCGGGAATTGCCGGTGGCCGCGGCCAAGGCCGAAGTTGCCGAGCCCGAGGCCAAGGCGCGCCAGTCGCTGGCACGCATCACGCTGCGCTATCTGGTGGAGTGGTATCGCCTGGCCTGGCGAGCGCCGGTTGCGCCAGTCGCTGCCGAGCCAGCCCCTGCGCGGATGGAGCCGCCCAACCCGGTGGAACCCGGTGGCCTGCCGGATGTGGCAGTAGACGAGGATGCGATGCCTGCGCTGCCGTTTGGCGAGCATCGGCTGACCCTGTCCGGCGTGGTCTTCACCGCGGTGTTCAACCCCTACGACGGCCGCAAGAACTGGGTCGACATGCTGACGGCATTCTGCACGGCGTTCCGCGACAAGCCGGAGGCCACGCTCCTGTTCAAGCTGGGACATCACGAGTACGAGTCGGCCATGAACGACATGCTGATGTGCATGGCGCGCATGCCGGCATTCGAATGCAGGGTTGTCCTGCTGCACGGCTATCTGGATCGTTCCGAGTTCGACGAGCTGATTCGTCACACTGCGTATATCGTCAACGCCTCCCATGGCGAGGGCCAATGCCTGCCGCTGATGGAGTTCCTCAGTTGCGGCAAGCCGGCGGTTGCGCCGCGCCATTCAGCGATGGTCGATTACATCGACGAGAGCGTCGCCTTCGAGGTGGCAACCTGGCTGGATGCGACTGCCTGGCCGCACGATCCGCGCCTGGCCTATCGCACGCTGCGCCACCAGATCGACTGGGCCTCGCTGGTCGAGGCCTACCGTTCCGCGTTCCAGTGCTATACGCAGCAACCGGAGCGCTACGCACGCATGTCGAATGCGGCGATAGAAAGAATGCGGACGCACTGCTCGCTGGAGGCCGGTCGAGGCCGCCTCGAGGCGTTTCTGGCGGCGTGCGCCTGA
- a CDS encoding glycosyltransferase, whose translation MPSLKNEPARPVVPKQKQRRNGACVRMTDLLILIGSKISQDTIHSSLGKPEYSYYFLLKEFLPAFQAIGTVVEVRSIAEVESLYDQHHATGRPVVFISVSPPQQTPLGLRCPTIPLFAWEFDSLPDAAWDGDPRNDWRYVFERVQGAIATSREAAALVAGQHQQLPVLAAPAPIWERFGAGAVAPVRPAQGERRIPFSGVVIDSPLLGLCADGLVRRAVAPEPEPAAVVEPPKPPSRWKQRLEISRVLFEGWRREVFGTVDAVANSAPVPAALPVRDVQVQGVVYTTVLNPADGRKNWIDLITAFCWAFRDTPDAVLLVKMTHHDLEHYRIVLMTLLSRLAPFSCRVVVLHGFLEDDQYQAMVAATDYYVNASSCEGLCLPLMEFLSAGKPALAPRHTAMADYLDERMAFIVEGALEPTCWPHDPTGMLVTHRHRLNWESLMQAFRRSHALATAEPQLYTQMSRAASRRMEAFSSLPVVAGALEAFIAEVLDTDRSVPAPVRVAGGMAE comes from the coding sequence ATGCCTTCCTTGAAAAACGAACCGGCCCGCCCGGTCGTTCCAAAACAAAAACAACGCAGGAACGGGGCCTGCGTACGCATGACGGATCTGCTTATTCTCATTGGCTCGAAAATCAGCCAGGACACCATCCACAGCTCGCTGGGCAAGCCGGAATACAGTTACTACTTCCTGTTGAAGGAGTTCCTGCCAGCCTTCCAGGCGATCGGCACTGTGGTCGAAGTGCGCAGCATCGCCGAGGTCGAGTCTCTCTACGATCAGCACCATGCGACCGGTCGTCCGGTGGTGTTCATCAGTGTCAGTCCGCCGCAGCAGACGCCGCTGGGCCTGCGCTGTCCGACCATTCCGCTGTTCGCCTGGGAGTTCGACAGCCTGCCCGACGCAGCCTGGGATGGAGATCCCCGCAACGACTGGCGCTATGTCTTCGAGCGCGTTCAGGGTGCCATTGCGACCAGTCGCGAGGCGGCCGCGCTGGTGGCTGGGCAACACCAGCAACTGCCTGTGCTGGCCGCTCCCGCTCCGATCTGGGAGCGCTTCGGTGCGGGGGCGGTCGCGCCCGTTCGCCCGGCCCAGGGTGAGCGGCGCATTCCATTCTCGGGCGTCGTCATCGACAGCCCGTTGCTGGGCCTGTGTGCCGATGGCCTCGTGCGTCGCGCCGTCGCCCCGGAGCCCGAGCCGGCAGCCGTCGTGGAACCCCCGAAGCCGCCTTCGCGCTGGAAGCAGCGGCTGGAAATCAGCCGGGTCCTGTTCGAAGGCTGGCGCCGGGAGGTATTCGGCACGGTAGACGCCGTGGCGAACAGTGCGCCAGTGCCGGCAGCGCTGCCCGTCCGCGACGTCCAGGTGCAGGGCGTGGTTTACACCACGGTCCTCAACCCTGCCGACGGCCGGAAGAACTGGATCGATCTGATCACCGCCTTCTGCTGGGCTTTCCGCGATACGCCTGATGCGGTGCTGCTGGTGAAGATGACCCACCACGACCTGGAACATTACCGGATCGTGCTGATGACGCTGCTTTCCCGCCTGGCGCCCTTCTCCTGTCGGGTGGTCGTTCTGCATGGCTTCCTCGAGGACGATCAGTACCAGGCCATGGTCGCGGCCACCGATTACTACGTGAATGCCTCGTCGTGCGAAGGCCTCTGCCTGCCGCTGATGGAGTTCCTGAGTGCGGGCAAGCCGGCGCTGGCTCCACGACACACGGCGATGGCCGATTACCTGGATGAGCGCATGGCGTTCATCGTCGAAGGAGCCTTGGAACCGACCTGCTGGCCCCACGACCCCACAGGAATGCTAGTCACCCATCGGCATCGATTGAACTGGGAGTCGCTGATGCAGGCGTTTCGCCGCAGCCATGCGCTGGCGACCGCTGAGCCGCAGCTCTATACGCAGATGTCTCGCGCCGCCAGCCGGCGCATGGAGGCGTTCAGCTCGTTGCCGGTGGTGGCCGGCGCGCTGGAGGCCTTTATCGCCGAGGTCCTGGATACCGATCGCTCGGTGCCTGCCCCAGTCCGTGTCGCCGGAGGAATGGCGGAATGA
- a CDS encoding DUF6311 domain-containing protein, with product MSQFQKLPEPATLSKSAWFWREAPSSTAYAAALLMALALVLYLYPLSFLAGHGLFFEGGDAASHVAGWLFFEKDDWHFPLLKSVRLNAPEGTSIAFTDSIPLLALLLKPFRTLLPDGYHYFGLWHGFSYLLQAAAAVFLIRSLKVRHLPGALLAAAFAITWPALTHRLGHTALMTQGLLLIALGIYFRSFQTTWSLSRTSISFIALTCAALLIHPYLLAMIYPVFIACLLARHQRSRLTLAQGARWIITSLAALLLIMYAGGYFIGKGAAIGGFGVYSMNLLSPFCGGLLCAPVDATGGQDEGFNYLGAGILLLLPIALALQGADLFRALRKHWPLTLVMAGFLLYAASDRIFLGQHLLLDVPLPRLLEGAFGIFRVSGRFFWLVGYGLLFAVLATLLRRQSGALLLIIAAALALQWYDTHPLRDRVQFFTRLSPTLELVPWRSALAGLHNIEIYPAFGCKDNPTEDYVRYQYIAANLGLTINSAYTARTVVHCDQKNAFSQAPAQDGQLYVRAGFLRNSLDLPPLFQQAIAAGDCLLDTVHLICAKNHSGASWGAVGSPLTLQQQEFSAHWEAAQLPSLIGQLQGDRLVPRTPGQAGYLSYGPYIDLPAGVYQHRIDYLSQADDTTTVGSWDLVGQQASGTVVTLASGPLKGTSGNSIALTGRAALNGPLQKVELRLFSNGGDVQLEAISLSADHPALNVQQDR from the coding sequence ATGAGCCAGTTCCAGAAACTGCCTGAGCCAGCCACTCTCAGCAAAAGCGCGTGGTTCTGGAGGGAGGCGCCCAGCAGCACCGCCTATGCGGCAGCACTGCTGATGGCCTTGGCGTTGGTGCTGTACCTTTATCCGCTCTCCTTCCTGGCCGGGCATGGGCTGTTTTTCGAGGGAGGGGATGCAGCCTCCCACGTGGCAGGCTGGTTGTTCTTCGAGAAAGACGATTGGCATTTCCCGCTGCTCAAGTCCGTTCGCTTGAACGCCCCGGAAGGCACCAGCATCGCTTTCACCGATAGCATCCCGCTGCTGGCTCTGCTGCTGAAGCCTTTCCGCACTCTGCTCCCGGACGGATACCATTACTTCGGGCTCTGGCATGGCTTCAGCTATCTGCTCCAGGCTGCCGCCGCCGTGTTCCTCATCCGCTCGCTGAAAGTTCGCCATCTGCCGGGCGCACTCCTCGCAGCCGCCTTCGCGATCACCTGGCCGGCGCTGACCCATCGCCTGGGGCACACGGCCCTGATGACCCAGGGCCTGCTCCTGATAGCACTGGGTATCTACTTCCGCAGCTTCCAGACAACCTGGAGCCTGAGCAGAACCAGTATCAGCTTTATCGCACTGACCTGCGCCGCGCTGCTGATCCATCCGTATCTGCTGGCGATGATCTATCCGGTTTTCATCGCCTGCCTGTTGGCTCGGCACCAGCGATCCCGTCTGACGCTCGCTCAGGGAGCACGCTGGATCATCACCTCCCTGGCAGCACTTCTGCTGATCATGTATGCCGGCGGATACTTCATCGGCAAGGGAGCAGCGATCGGCGGCTTCGGCGTCTACTCGATGAACCTGCTATCGCCATTTTGTGGCGGACTGCTCTGTGCACCCGTGGATGCCACCGGCGGCCAGGATGAAGGCTTCAACTACCTTGGCGCTGGCATTCTGCTGCTGTTGCCCATCGCCCTGGCTCTTCAGGGCGCAGATCTGTTCAGAGCGCTGCGCAAACATTGGCCGCTGACGCTGGTCATGGCGGGTTTTCTGCTCTACGCCGCTAGCGACCGCATCTTCCTCGGCCAGCATCTCCTGCTGGACGTGCCTCTGCCCCGGCTGCTGGAAGGTGCCTTTGGCATCTTCCGCGTCAGCGGACGATTCTTCTGGCTGGTTGGCTACGGCTTACTGTTCGCCGTGCTCGCCACTTTGCTTCGTCGCCAGAGCGGCGCATTGCTGCTGATCATCGCCGCCGCCCTGGCTCTGCAGTGGTATGACACCCATCCGCTGCGCGATCGAGTGCAGTTCTTTACTCGCCTGTCCCCCACTCTGGAGCTCGTCCCCTGGCGATCAGCACTGGCCGGACTGCACAACATCGAGATCTATCCCGCCTTTGGGTGCAAGGACAACCCGACTGAAGACTACGTCCGCTACCAATACATCGCTGCCAACCTCGGCCTGACGATCAACAGCGCCTACACGGCGCGAACGGTAGTGCATTGCGACCAGAAGAATGCCTTCTCGCAAGCTCCCGCGCAGGACGGCCAGCTGTATGTGAGAGCGGGCTTCCTGCGCAACTCGCTGGACTTGCCGCCCCTGTTTCAGCAAGCGATCGCAGCAGGCGATTGCCTGCTCGACACGGTCCACCTGATCTGCGCCAAGAACCATTCCGGCGCTTCCTGGGGTGCGGTCGGATCCCCCCTGACCCTGCAGCAGCAAGAATTCTCCGCGCACTGGGAGGCCGCGCAACTGCCCTCCCTGATCGGCCAATTGCAAGGAGACCGCCTGGTACCGCGCACCCCGGGCCAGGCGGGGTACCTCAGCTACGGTCCTTACATCGACCTACCGGCCGGCGTCTACCAGCACCGCATCGACTATCTCAGCCAGGCAGACGACACCACAACCGTGGGCAGCTGGGACCTGGTTGGGCAGCAAGCCTCGGGCACCGTCGTCACCCTGGCCTCCGGGCCGCTCAAGGGGACTTCAGGCAATAGCATCGCTCTCACCGGCAGAGCCGCCCTGAACGGCCCGCTGCAGAAGGTGGAGCTGCGCCTGTTCAGCAATGGCGGCGACGTCCAGCTCGAGGCCATCTCGTTGAGCGCAGATCATCCTGCGCTCAACGTTCAACAAGACAGATAA
- a CDS encoding glycosyltransferase family 2 protein, translated as MEQDGRIQDGAPVLLSLVVPVYNEVETVALFVERVESVFNDPVTVQVEYIFVNDGSTDGTLEILLLQQRRLPRIRVVDLSRNFGKEAALSAGLRCATGQVVVPIDVDLQDPPELILEMIEKWREGYEVVLGRRVDRTSDSWAKRASANWFYRIHNKIADPAIPENVGDFRLMDRQVVDALNELPESRRFMKGLFAWVGFRTTCLDYSRPERIAGSSKFNGWRLWNFALEGITSFSTDPLKIWTYLGITVSLGSFLFATLIVLKVVFFGIDVPGYASIIVAVTFLGGLQLIGIGVLGEYLGRTYLESKRRPVYLVRRIYESKD; from the coding sequence ATGGAACAGGATGGGCGAATTCAGGATGGTGCTCCCGTGCTGCTTTCGCTGGTGGTGCCCGTCTACAACGAAGTCGAGACCGTGGCCTTGTTCGTGGAGCGCGTGGAGAGCGTGTTCAACGACCCCGTGACCGTGCAGGTGGAATACATCTTCGTCAATGATGGCAGCACGGATGGGACGCTGGAAATCCTGCTCCTGCAGCAGCGCCGCCTGCCGCGCATCAGAGTGGTCGACCTGAGCAGGAACTTCGGCAAGGAGGCTGCGCTGAGCGCCGGCCTGCGCTGCGCTACCGGCCAGGTGGTGGTGCCCATCGACGTCGACCTGCAGGACCCTCCCGAACTGATCCTGGAAATGATCGAGAAGTGGCGCGAAGGCTACGAAGTCGTTCTCGGACGACGTGTCGATCGTACCTCCGACTCCTGGGCCAAGCGCGCCTCGGCCAACTGGTTCTACCGCATCCACAACAAGATCGCCGACCCGGCCATTCCGGAGAACGTCGGCGACTTCCGTCTCATGGACCGTCAGGTCGTGGATGCTCTCAACGAGTTGCCCGAGTCGCGGCGTTTCATGAAGGGACTCTTCGCCTGGGTCGGGTTCCGCACCACCTGCCTGGACTACAGCCGCCCCGAGCGCATCGCGGGGTCGAGCAAGTTCAATGGCTGGCGCCTGTGGAACTTTGCCCTCGAGGGAATTACCAGTTTTAGCACCGACCCCCTGAAGATCTGGACTTACCTCGGCATCACCGTGTCACTGGGGTCGTTCCTGTTCGCGACGCTGATCGTACTCAAGGTGGTGTTCTTCGGCATCGACGTGCCCGGCTATGCATCGATCATCGTCGCCGTTACCTTCCTGGGCGGCCTGCAGCTCATCGGCATTGGCGTTCTGGGCGAATACCTGGGGCGGACCTATCTGGAATCCAAGCGCAGACCGGTGTATCTGGTGCGGCGCATTTATGAGAGCAAGGACTGA
- a CDS encoding GtrA family protein, producing the protein MIPKESDPTPSLQSRLWRELLIAARFGIVGIGATALHISVAWSLITYMATPALLANLIAFLCAFGLSFGGNYLWTFSTPGSPAKAIRRFFVISLSAFLANSALLATILASGWLSPRLAVVASAAVVPGFTFLASRLWGFRQQHHE; encoded by the coding sequence GTGATCCCCAAGGAATCGGACCCCACGCCGAGCCTGCAGAGCCGCCTGTGGCGTGAGCTGCTCATCGCCGCGCGTTTCGGGATTGTCGGGATAGGCGCCACTGCACTGCACATCAGCGTGGCGTGGAGCCTGATCACCTATATGGCGACGCCGGCACTGCTCGCCAACCTGATAGCGTTCCTTTGCGCATTCGGACTTTCATTCGGCGGCAACTACCTCTGGACGTTTTCCACTCCCGGCTCTCCGGCCAAGGCAATCCGTCGTTTCTTCGTGATTTCGCTGAGCGCCTTTCTGGCCAACAGCGCGCTGCTCGCCACCATCCTGGCCAGCGGATGGCTGTCTCCGCGGCTGGCAGTCGTGGCTTCCGCGGCCGTGGTACCGGGTTTCACCTTCCTGGCCAGCCGGCTGTGGGGTTTCAGGCAGCAACACCATGAATAG
- a CDS encoding DUF6311 domain-containing protein: MMAPINVRSSLWIPVLLGTALFIALGGLSVLPPSSIGWLMRGLLDPPSNLLGWEFFRETPFLQFPLGANPRYGMEMGSSIVFSDSLPLFALPFKAMGPWLPDTFQYFGLWMLLCMVMQAVFAYLTLSHFTQDKRLLTLGTLLLLLMPPYLLRFAFHLALGGQWLLLGGLYLYFAPRYRAGFWLVMLALATQIHAYLLVMLAAIWAADLLQRLAKHELNLGQCVVHGGAGSAMILLLMWLLGYFMLGPAPVAPGQYGRMNLFSLVDSRGEWSRLLPALKRPDGIEGFLDHDGFAYMGVGVLTLLALSAVLTALPRTEKRSERPYLRWPLVLMSVLMVSISLTNTLSAGPFVVTWVELPGWAERVYQVFRSPGRMIWPVFYLLAVAAIAVICVRTRPRTALLLLAVATCVQLYDLSKGLQGMRQYFQQEAGWTSPLISPMWASLGKRYQRILFAYPTHVPADFISLSDFALHHGMSINSGNFARSDLQAQARARARLAEQVASGDYDPDAIYVFNEPELWDQAIRTLKNGAIAGELDGIKLVIPDLQNCAGCRTTDFKTLRWGDWPASRLPTIIGQLREDRLVAATGASGYLSYGPYTRIPAGRYRYRITYAASGESSLRLGTWDIVSNATQSAAVLAQGELTGTGGKERTIEGLIERDQDTLDCEIRTLSNGNGELSLIRIQLQPEGTDHSLAQIQSTQKTP; encoded by the coding sequence ATGATGGCGCCGATTAACGTCCGCTCGTCGCTCTGGATTCCAGTCCTGCTGGGCACCGCATTATTCATCGCGCTAGGCGGCCTGTCAGTGTTGCCGCCCTCCAGCATCGGCTGGCTCATGCGCGGCCTGCTGGACCCACCGAGCAACCTGCTGGGCTGGGAATTCTTCCGCGAAACACCGTTTCTGCAGTTCCCGCTGGGCGCCAACCCGCGTTATGGCATGGAGATGGGCAGTTCCATCGTCTTTTCCGATTCCCTGCCGCTCTTCGCACTACCGTTCAAGGCAATGGGGCCATGGCTGCCGGACACCTTCCAGTACTTCGGCCTGTGGATGCTGCTTTGCATGGTCATGCAGGCAGTCTTCGCCTACCTGACCCTGTCGCACTTCACCCAGGACAAGCGCCTGCTCACTCTGGGCACACTCCTGCTCCTGCTGATGCCTCCCTACCTGTTACGCTTCGCCTTCCACCTGGCGCTCGGCGGGCAATGGCTGCTGCTCGGAGGTCTTTACCTCTACTTTGCGCCACGCTACCGCGCCGGCTTCTGGCTGGTGATGCTGGCACTGGCAACTCAGATCCACGCCTACCTGCTGGTGATGCTGGCGGCCATCTGGGCCGCCGATCTCCTGCAACGCCTGGCGAAACACGAGTTGAACCTGGGGCAGTGCGTAGTGCATGGAGGGGCCGGCAGCGCAATGATCCTGCTGCTCATGTGGCTACTGGGCTACTTCATGCTGGGGCCAGCACCAGTAGCACCCGGCCAGTACGGGCGAATGAACCTGTTCTCACTGGTGGACTCTCGTGGCGAGTGGTCACGGCTTCTACCGGCGCTCAAGCGACCGGACGGTATCGAAGGCTTCCTCGACCATGATGGCTTCGCCTACATGGGCGTCGGTGTCCTTACACTACTGGCATTATCCGCCGTGTTGACAGCTTTGCCGCGCACAGAAAAACGTAGCGAACGGCCGTACCTGCGATGGCCGCTCGTGCTGATGAGCGTGCTGATGGTGTCGATTTCACTGACCAACACGCTGAGTGCGGGCCCCTTTGTAGTCACCTGGGTCGAGCTGCCCGGCTGGGCAGAACGGGTCTATCAGGTGTTCCGCTCTCCCGGTCGAATGATATGGCCGGTCTTCTACCTGTTGGCCGTCGCGGCCATTGCCGTCATCTGCGTCCGTACCCGCCCCCGTACCGCCCTCCTGCTGCTGGCGGTGGCCACCTGCGTACAGCTCTACGATCTGTCCAAGGGCCTTCAAGGCATGCGCCAGTACTTCCAACAGGAAGCCGGCTGGACCAGCCCCCTGATATCCCCGATGTGGGCAAGTCTGGGCAAGCGCTACCAGCGCATCCTTTTCGCCTACCCAACCCATGTTCCGGCCGATTTCATTTCGCTATCGGACTTCGCCCTGCATCACGGCATGTCGATCAACTCAGGCAACTTTGCACGTTCCGACCTCCAGGCCCAGGCGCGCGCGCGCGCACGTCTGGCCGAACAGGTAGCCAGCGGAGATTACGATCCCGATGCAATCTACGTATTCAATGAGCCAGAGCTGTGGGATCAAGCTATCAGGACACTGAAAAATGGTGCGATCGCCGGCGAACTGGATGGCATAAAGCTGGTGATCCCGGACCTCCAAAACTGCGCCGGATGCCGCACAACGGATTTCAAGACTCTACGCTGGGGCGACTGGCCGGCCTCACGCTTGCCGACGATAATCGGTCAGTTGCGAGAAGATCGCCTGGTGGCGGCCACTGGGGCCTCGGGATACCTCAGCTATGGCCCTTATACCCGGATTCCGGCGGGCCGCTATCGATACCGGATCACCTACGCTGCTAGCGGGGAGTCGTCGCTGCGTTTAGGCACGTGGGACATCGTCAGCAATGCAACCCAGTCTGCCGCCGTGCTTGCCCAAGGAGAATTGACAGGTACCGGCGGCAAGGAACGGACGATCGAGGGTCTCATCGAGCGTGACCAGGACACTCTCGACTGTGAAATACGCACACTCAGCAATGGCAACGGAGAACTCTCGCTGATTCGCATCCAATTGCAGCCCGAAGGGACGGATCACAGTCTTGCCCAGATACAGTCCACGCAAAAAACACCCTGA
- a CDS encoding DUF1127 domain-containing protein: MERHLETQAHRPASGVRRYAGLLVRGLRRWHHNARTRRQLAELTSLQLADLGISPSERVREISKPFWR, from the coding sequence ATGGAACGCCATCTCGAAACCCAGGCGCACCGCCCCGCATCAGGAGTACGTCGCTACGCGGGATTGCTCGTGCGCGGACTCCGCCGCTGGCACCATAACGCCCGCACCCGCCGCCAGCTCGCCGAGCTGACCAGCCTGCAACTGGCGGACCTGGGCATCAGCCCCAGCGAGCGCGTGAGAGAAATCTCGAAACCGTTCTGGCGCTGA
- a CDS encoding DUF2388 domain-containing protein — protein MKNSLRLIAAAALIGCTTGAFATSFVYTTDLSVRATGATSDGTSDISNSFKDDKIVLEARDDAATFVASQGQIRGAHLEAALAHIRSKLPTLAANDQQLAQAILTI, from the coding sequence ATGAAGAACAGCCTTCGCCTGATTGCCGCCGCCGCCCTGATCGGTTGCACCACCGGCGCCTTCGCCACCAGTTTCGTCTACACCACCGACCTGTCGGTGCGCGCCACCGGTGCCACCTCTGACGGCACCTCGGATATCAGCAACTCCTTCAAGGACGACAAGATCGTCCTGGAAGCCCGTGACGACGCCGCCACCTTCGTCGCCAGCCAGGGCCAGATTCGCGGTGCGCACCTGGAAGCCGCCCTCGCCCACATCCGCAGCAAGCTGCCGACCCTGGCCGCTAACGACCAGCAGCTGGCCCAGGCCATCCTGACCATCTGA
- a CDS encoding DUF2388 domain-containing protein, which translates to MRTLFFLLPLLACSLPAQAFDQTTQFPVGTSYATSQVTSAPFDNKLLRGARDDAALFVASDGALRGARLEAALHWLRREHPGLAANDRELAEAILAK; encoded by the coding sequence ATGCGTACCCTGTTCTTCCTGCTGCCACTGCTTGCCTGTTCCCTGCCTGCCCAGGCATTCGACCAGACGACCCAGTTTCCGGTGGGGACCAGTTACGCCACCAGCCAGGTCACCAGCGCGCCCTTCGACAACAAGCTGCTGCGCGGCGCCCGCGATGACGCGGCGCTGTTCGTCGCCTCCGACGGCGCCCTGCGCGGTGCGCGCCTGGAAGCGGCCCTGCACTGGCTGCGACGGGAACACCCCGGGCTGGCGGCGAATGATCGGGAACTGGCCGA